The following proteins come from a genomic window of Kitasatospora sp. NBC_01246:
- a CDS encoding SAV_6107 family HEPN domain-containing protein, with protein MTISRPEPVTTRLHSAAHRPDAHRPATGDVHPVVRRIAAPPAALDLLADAHRTLAGARAREDPLERYAAAHLAALRTVAAVLAARGRPEKNARRRQAIRSAWEVLPEIAPELAEWAVYYAAGARRRAAAEAGIRGAASARDADDLIRNSALFLRLVERLLGLHPVPPAPRLPLDDGPGDGRDPGPRR; from the coding sequence ATGACCATCAGCCGTCCTGAGCCCGTCACCACCCGCCTCCACTCCGCCGCCCACCGCCCGGACGCCCACCGCCCCGCCACCGGGGACGTCCACCCGGTGGTGCGCCGGATCGCCGCTCCGCCCGCCGCCCTCGACCTGCTCGCCGACGCGCACCGCACCCTCGCCGGAGCCCGCGCCCGGGAGGACCCGCTGGAGCGGTACGCCGCCGCCCACCTCGCCGCGCTGCGCACCGTCGCCGCGGTGCTCGCCGCGCGCGGCCGGCCGGAGAAGAACGCCAGGCGCCGCCAGGCCATCCGCAGCGCCTGGGAGGTGCTGCCCGAGATCGCCCCGGAGCTCGCCGAATGGGCGGTGTACTACGCGGCCGGCGCCCGCCGCCGGGCCGCGGCCGAAGCCGGGATCCGGGGCGCCGCCTCGGCCCGCGACGCCGACGACCTGATCCGCAACTCCGCGCTCTTCCTGCGGCTGGTCGAACGGCTGCTCGGCCTGCACCCGGTGCCGCCCGCCCCGCGGCTGCCCCTGGACGACGGCCCGGGCGACGGCCGCGACCCGGGTCCGCGGCGGTGA